Proteins found in one Sardina pilchardus chromosome 3, fSarPil1.1, whole genome shotgun sequence genomic segment:
- the LOC134076421 gene encoding charged multivesicular body protein 4b translates to MSVFGKLFGGGNKGGKGPSPQEAIQRLRETEEMLTKKQEFLEKKIEQELVTAKKNGTKNKRAALQALKRKKRYEKQLAQIDGTLSTIEFQREALENANTNTEVLKNMGFAAKAMKAAHENMDIDKVDDLMQDITEQQELAQEISDAISRPVGFGEDFDEDELLAELEELEQEELDKNLLEIGGTEDVPLPSVPSTSLPSKPAKKKEEEDDDDMDELKAWAMEAM, encoded by the exons atgtctgtgtttggaAAGTTGTTTGGCGGAGGGAATAAAGGAGGAAAAGGCCCGAGTCCACAAGAGGCCATCCAACGACTtcgagagacagaggagatgtTGACCAAAAAACAGGAGTTCTTAGAGAAAAAGATTGAACAGGAACTTGTCACTGCTAAAAAGAACGGCACGAAAAACAAACGAG CTGCTTTACAGGCGCTGAAGAGGAagaaacgctatgagaagcagcTGGCACAGATCGATGGAACTCTGTCAACCATCGAGTTTCAACGGGAGGCCCTGGAGAACGCCAACACCAACACCGAGGTGCTCAAGAATATGGGATTCGCAGCAAAGGCTATGAAGGCCGCACACGAAAACAT GGACATAGACAAAGTGGATGATTTGATGCAGGATATCACGGAACAGCAGGAACTTGCACAAGAGATCTCAGACGCTATTTCCAGACCTGTTGGGTTTGGTGAGGACTTCGATGAG GACGAACTGCTGGCTGAACTGGAAGAGTTGGAGCAGGAGGAACTAGACAAAAACCTTCTGGAAATTGGCGGGACGGAAGATGTCCCATTACCCAGTGTGCCTTCCACTTCTCTCCCATCCAAACCAG CcaagaaaaaagaggaagaggatgacgaCGATATGGACGAGCTCAAGGCCTGGGCAATGGAGGCGATGTAA